A region of Sulfurovum sp. DNA encodes the following proteins:
- the grpE gene encoding nucleotide exchange factor GrpE, translating to MSQETKEDLEQIQNEEQVEETKAQHEENTQEVDPLETAKAEAAEYKDKYIRAHADFENAKKRLEKDKANAVSYANESFAKDILAVIDSFEQALTSIESAGEEHSGEVLEKMKEGVKLTYEQLKKVLEKNYIKEIVCDSEFDPEVHQAIMQVESDEHESGSIVQVMQKGYTIKDRVLRPAMVSTCK from the coding sequence ATGAGTCAGGAGACTAAAGAAGATCTTGAGCAGATTCAGAATGAAGAGCAGGTAGAAGAAACAAAAGCTCAACATGAAGAGAATACTCAGGAAGTAGACCCGTTAGAAACTGCAAAAGCAGAAGCAGCAGAATATAAAGATAAATATATCAGAGCTCATGCAGATTTTGAGAATGCAAAAAAGCGTCTTGAAAAAGATAAAGCCAATGCGGTTTCCTATGCAAATGAGAGTTTTGCTAAAGATATTTTAGCAGTTATTGACTCATTTGAGCAAGCACTAACATCTATAGAGAGTGCTGGTGAAGAGCATAGTGGTGAAGTCCTTGAAAAGATGAAAGAAGGCGTAAAACTTACTTATGAACAGCTCAAAAAAGTTCTTGAAAAAAATTATATCAAAGAGATTGTTTGTGATAGTGAGTTTGATCCTGAAGTGCATCAAGCGATCATGCAAGTTGAGAGTGATGAGCATGAGTCTGGAAGCATTGTGCAGGTGATGCAGAAAGGCTACACTATTAAAGATAGAGTATTGCGTCCTGCTATGGTAAGCACCTGTAAGTAA
- the dnaK gene encoding molecular chaperone DnaK has protein sequence MGKVLGIDLGTTNSAMAVYANSEAAIIANKEGKNTTPSIVAFTDKGEVLVGESAKRQAVTNPEKTIYSIKRIMGLMCSEDKAAEAKERLPYHIIDRNGACAIEVDGKTYTPQEISAKVLMKLKEDAEAYLGETVTDAVITVPAYFNDAQRKATKEAGTIAGLNVLRIINEPTSAALAYGLDKKDAEQIVVYDLGGGTFDVTALETGDGVVEVLATGGDAFLGGDDFDNRIIDYVAEEFKTETGIDVKSDVMALQRVKDAAETAKKELSSATETEINLPFITADASGPKHLITKITRAKFESLIADLVDSTIATIESVLKDAGLTKNDVKEIVMVGGSTRVPLVQEKVKAYFSKELNKSVNPDEVVAIGAAIQGGVLAGDVKDVLLLDVTPLSLGIETLGGVTTKVIEKGTTIPAKKSQVFSTAEDNQPAVSIHVLQGEREFAKDNKSLGMFELRDIPPAPRGVPQIEVTFDIDANGILTVSAVDKGTGKSQEIKITGSSGLSEEEIEKMVQDAEAHKAEDEKRKEIIEAKNQADTLIHQTKKSLDELGDSFDADEKSNIETAISDLEAVLKDENVTKDQIDEKVKALTEKSHKLAEAVYAKEQGSADAGKKPDDDVIDAEVE, from the coding sequence ATGGGAAAAGTATTAGGAATTGATTTAGGAACAACAAATTCTGCAATGGCAGTCTATGCCAATAGTGAGGCAGCAATTATTGCAAATAAAGAGGGAAAGAATACGACACCTTCTATTGTTGCATTTACAGATAAGGGCGAAGTGCTTGTTGGTGAATCTGCCAAAAGACAGGCAGTGACCAATCCTGAAAAGACTATCTATTCCATTAAGAGAATTATGGGACTAATGTGTAGTGAAGATAAGGCAGCAGAAGCCAAAGAGAGATTGCCATACCATATTATTGATAGAAATGGTGCATGTGCAATTGAGGTTGATGGAAAGACTTATACGCCACAAGAGATATCTGCAAAGGTGCTCATGAAGCTTAAAGAGGATGCAGAGGCATACCTTGGTGAAACAGTGACTGATGCGGTTATTACGGTACCAGCATACTTTAACGATGCACAGCGTAAAGCAACAAAAGAGGCAGGCACAATTGCAGGCTTAAATGTATTACGCATTATCAATGAACCTACCTCTGCAGCACTGGCATACGGTCTTGATAAAAAAGATGCTGAACAGATTGTAGTATATGATCTTGGTGGTGGTACGTTTGATGTAACAGCACTTGAAACAGGTGATGGCGTAGTTGAAGTATTGGCAACTGGTGGTGATGCATTCCTTGGTGGTGATGACTTTGATAATCGTATCATCGATTATGTAGCAGAAGAGTTTAAAACTGAGACAGGCATTGATGTAAAATCTGATGTAATGGCACTTCAGCGTGTTAAAGATGCAGCTGAGACAGCAAAAAAAGAGCTCTCTTCTGCAACAGAAACAGAGATTAACTTACCATTTATTACAGCTGATGCAAGTGGTCCAAAGCACCTTATAACCAAGATTACTAGAGCGAAGTTTGAGTCTTTAATTGCTGACTTAGTCGATAGTACTATTGCAACTATTGAGTCTGTACTAAAAGATGCTGGTTTGACTAAAAATGATGTTAAAGAGATTGTTATGGTCGGTGGATCTACTCGTGTACCATTGGTACAGGAAAAGGTTAAAGCCTACTTTAGTAAAGAGTTGAATAAATCCGTAAATCCTGATGAGGTTGTTGCTATTGGTGCGGCAATTCAAGGTGGTGTTCTTGCAGGTGATGTTAAAGATGTGCTTCTACTTGATGTAACACCATTAAGCCTTGGTATTGAGACACTTGGTGGTGTAACCACAAAGGTTATTGAGAAGGGCACAACGATTCCTGCAAAAAAATCCCAAGTCTTCTCTACAGCTGAAGATAACCAGCCAGCAGTAAGTATTCATGTACTCCAAGGAGAGCGTGAATTTGCTAAGGACAACAAGTCACTCGGTATGTTTGAGCTTAGAGACATCCCGCCTGCACCAAGAGGAGTACCTCAGATTGAAGTAACTTTTGATATCGATGCAAATGGTATTTTGACAGTATCTGCAGTTGATAAAGGGACAGGCAAGTCTCAAGAGATTAAAATTACTGGTTCGAGCGGATTAAGTGAAGAGGAAATTGAAAAGATGGTTCAAGATGCTGAAGCACACAAAGCTGAAGATGAAAAGCGTAAAGAGATTATTGAAGCAAAGAATCAAGCAGACACACTTATCCACCAAACAAAAAAATCACTTGATGAGCTTGGCGATAGCTTTGATGCAGATGAAAAATCAAATATTGAAACAGCCATTTCTGACCTTGAGGCTGTTCTTAAAGATGAGAATGTGACCAAAGATCAGATTGATGAGAAGGTTAAAGCACTTACAGAAAAAAGTCATAAACTTGCTGAAGCAGTTTATGCCAAAGAACAGGGTAGTGCCGATGCTGGCAAAAAACCAGATGATGACGTTATTGATGCAGAGGTTGAGTAA
- a CDS encoding Rrf2 family transcriptional regulator — translation MLLTRASEYALLSLDTIRKSDKPIGAEQLADELGIPKSFLAKILQSLAKEGVLESRKGAHGGFMLAQDISKITVRSIILAAEGKAPAVFDCTSYMNTCPNGSIGNCAISPFLANFQTKIDDFLHGLTLEDIL, via the coding sequence ATGTTATTGACACGTGCAAGCGAATATGCCCTTCTCTCTTTGGATACTATTCGCAAATCAGACAAACCTATTGGGGCTGAACAGCTTGCTGATGAACTAGGTATCCCTAAAAGCTTCCTTGCTAAAATCTTACAAAGTTTGGCAAAAGAAGGGGTTCTTGAATCACGAAAAGGTGCACATGGTGGTTTTATGTTAGCACAAGATATTAGTAAAATTACTGTACGCAGCATTATTCTTGCAGCCGAAGGAAAAGCACCGGCAGTTTTTGATTGTACAAGTTACATGAACACATGCCCAAATGGTTCCATTGGAAACTGTGCCATTTCTCCATTCCTTGCAAATTTCCAAACCAAGATTGATGATTTTTTACATGGATTAACCTTGGAAGATATATTATAA
- a CDS encoding chorismate mutase, which translates to MKVEVECTTLEEARKKIDEVDEEIVKLIARRNNYIKQIARFKTSVEEVKAEERINDVINRVRHQAIDLNLSPNLINDLYVRMIDAMVESEIAELSNAKSF; encoded by the coding sequence ATGAAAGTTGAAGTAGAATGTACAACATTAGAAGAGGCAAGAAAAAAGATTGATGAGGTAGATGAAGAGATTGTTAAACTGATTGCAAGGCGCAATAACTATATTAAACAGATTGCACGCTTCAAAACAAGTGTAGAAGAAGTAAAGGCCGAAGAGCGCATTAACGATGTGATCAATCGTGTACGTCACCAAGCAATCGATCTTAATCTCTCTCCCAATCTCATTAATGATCTTTATGTTCGCATGATCGACGCAATGGTAGAAAGTGAAATTGCTGAGCTTAGTAACGCAAAAAGTTTTTAA
- a CDS encoding CBS domain-containing protein encodes MLTPEEKLIRVSPMATVREALELMRAHSVRSVIVDKHSSSGAYGLVTFKNILQSIVAEDGDIDLLNVYDIATMPTISVSAELDIKYAARMMVTSSIKRLLIIDNNELQGILTMSDIISILMDSMA; translated from the coding sequence TTGCTGACCCCAGAAGAGAAGCTTATACGTGTATCGCCTATGGCAACAGTAAGAGAAGCACTCGAACTGATGAGAGCACATAGTGTCCGTTCAGTTATTGTTGATAAGCATAGCTCATCAGGTGCCTATGGACTGGTAACCTTTAAAAATATTTTACAGAGTATTGTTGCAGAAGATGGTGATATTGATCTGCTCAATGTCTATGATATTGCTACTATGCCTACTATTTCTGTTTCAGCAGAGCTCGATATCAAGTATGCTGCACGCATGATGGTTACTAGCTCTATCAAACGTCTTCTCATCATTGACAATAATGAGTTGCAAGGTATTTTAACTATGAGTGATATTATTAGTATCCTTATGGATAGTATGGCATAG
- the dnaJ gene encoding molecular chaperone DnaJ: MAEMDYYEILEISKDCTGTELKKAYRKLALKYHPDRNPDNKEAEEKFKLINEAYQILNDEEKRAIYDRYGKEGLQGQGMGGGFGSSSMDDIMDIFNSMFGGGGGFGSGFSQSRQNPNQKYALDFEMELSLEFNNAVFGCEKILDITYKTYCRDCKSTGAKDGKLTTCDYCNGQGQVVMRQGFMTFAQECPKCHGAGRKIAQSCSACKGKGYNTTEENVTVKIPAGIDSGNRLRVPGHGNEDKNGRRGDLYLSFYVEEDEHFIRNGNDIYIEVPVFFTQAILGETISIPTLKGELELELKQGTKDREQFVFEGEGVPDVQSRHKGRLIVQIKLILPKKFNEEQKKILETLQESYGVESHPYKSTFESTFSRIKGWFKG; the protein is encoded by the coding sequence ATGGCTGAAATGGATTATTATGAAATACTTGAAATTAGCAAAGATTGTACAGGTACTGAGTTAAAAAAAGCTTATAGAAAACTGGCACTCAAATACCATCCAGACAGAAACCCTGACAACAAAGAAGCTGAAGAAAAATTTAAGCTCATTAATGAAGCCTATCAAATTCTTAACGATGAGGAAAAGCGTGCCATTTATGATCGCTATGGAAAAGAAGGTCTTCAAGGACAGGGTATGGGTGGTGGCTTTGGTAGCTCAAGCATGGATGATATTATGGATATCTTTAACTCTATGTTTGGTGGGGGTGGTGGCTTTGGTAGTGGCTTCAGTCAAAGCAGACAAAACCCAAATCAAAAGTATGCATTAGATTTTGAAATGGAACTATCTCTAGAATTCAATAATGCAGTTTTTGGTTGTGAAAAAATACTCGATATTACCTATAAAACTTACTGCCGTGACTGTAAAAGCACTGGTGCCAAAGATGGAAAGTTAACTACTTGCGACTATTGTAATGGTCAAGGGCAAGTTGTTATGCGCCAAGGCTTTATGACCTTTGCACAAGAGTGTCCAAAGTGTCATGGTGCAGGTAGGAAAATAGCACAAAGCTGTTCTGCATGTAAAGGAAAAGGTTACAACACAACAGAGGAGAATGTCACTGTTAAAATTCCTGCTGGCATCGACAGTGGGAATCGTCTGCGTGTTCCTGGTCATGGTAACGAAGATAAAAATGGTCGTAGAGGTGACCTCTACTTAAGTTTCTATGTCGAGGAAGATGAGCATTTTATTCGAAATGGCAACGATATATATATTGAAGTACCAGTCTTTTTTACACAAGCAATTTTGGGTGAAACCATCTCTATCCCTACACTTAAGGGCGAATTGGAACTAGAACTCAAACAAGGAACCAAGGATAGAGAACAGTTTGTCTTTGAGGGTGAAGGGGTACCTGATGTTCAAAGTAGACATAAGGGGCGACTCATCGTACAAATCAAGTTGATATTACCTAAAAAATTCAATGAAGAACAGAAAAAAATTCTTGAAACATTACAAGAGAGTTATGGCGTAGAAAGTCATCCATACAAGAGTACATTTGAGTCTACCTTCAGTCGTATCAAGGGGTGGTTCAAGGGATAA
- the cas9 gene encoding type II CRISPR RNA-guided endonuclease Cas9 (Cas9, originally named Csn1, is the large, multifunctional signature protein of type II CRISPR/Cas systems. It is well known even to general audiences because its RNA-guided endonuclease activity has made it a popular tool for custom editing of eukaryotic genomes.), with protein MVKICQNILGLEIGISSISWAVINYCNQNTDHNKIIKSGVRIFTQAEHPKDGSSLALPRRLARGTRRTLKRKRQRMKQIKNLLVDTLGLTKKDLFVDTTDETIYSKKGNIDIWQLRKDAVKCKLSNTEFARVLTHIAKHRGYKSNRKVDEQGDSEGKKVLSAIEYNKTLLTKYETIGQAIYETHKDRNIFRNKKEDYSHSVSREMLLDEITTIFKKQQHFNNHLATDELKDKYIEIAFFQRDFASVDGMVGKCTLEQDKLRAARRTYSAEEFMTLTKLINTKIVMEDGKERGLTQEELEKLISLCKQSENPTYIKMKKAIKIEPTSQFKNVEDYETDKEYKKSLTKITTFKSSFQGYHSLRHVITKALSKTHWHNISQDTRLLDDIGTIFSIHKSDEKIKNALNGLAFTMLNEDETQTVKEALISSISFRGFIHLSLEALEKLLPYLREGKCYDEAMDLAGYKKKSGTQQKFLRALTKEEQSELTSPIVRRAITQTRKVVNALIREYGQFDAIHIALTSEIKKSYKNRKRLEDSQRKKQALEKKAIKSFMGYVGREPKENELLKFMLWEEQDGYCAYSGFMGEKAYIQPKKLITDAKYTKISHILPYSRSFDDSPNNKVLCLAKESQEKKNMTPFEYFNTIDRDWSSYETYIKAMKGIHRVKKSKLLKKNFNQNVEEEFQKQNVYDTTFTAHYIKNFIEENLELTGNTKEKVSAINNTLIKTLRYGWGVDARGEDTYLHYAINAIIAAFATQNEVQKLSIQSAKIEEFGQNKEKSQYFKFTPPVENFEKKVQKCIDEIFVSHMPRRKVTGAAHEETIYSPITFVANRKKENPSILPHSTRKRAVVLNMGKKLAKHSSMPRIDIFQHKDSKKYYVVPLYVSDFVKKALPNKAIVQGKNKNGSPKEWLEMDENYEFKFSLFKGELVEVQTKKTKTKKAKNIVGYFVFAHSATGAIILRSHDNSEKDGFKRSASGSCEMSLGIQNVEYVKKYQVDALGNRHEVKQEPRMAMVTAKRKEHIKAKANVAIGF; from the coding sequence ATGGTAAAAATATGTCAAAATATTTTAGGATTAGAGATAGGAATATCCTCTATAAGCTGGGCAGTGATTAACTACTGTAATCAAAATACGGATCACAATAAAATTATAAAAAGTGGTGTACGCATTTTTACTCAGGCAGAACATCCCAAGGATGGCAGTTCATTGGCACTACCTAGACGTTTAGCAAGAGGAACAAGGCGTACACTAAAACGAAAACGTCAGCGAATGAAGCAGATCAAAAATCTTTTGGTAGACACTTTGGGTTTAACCAAGAAAGATTTATTTGTAGATACGACAGATGAGACAATTTATAGCAAAAAAGGGAATATTGATATTTGGCAACTTAGGAAAGATGCTGTTAAATGTAAATTATCCAATACAGAGTTTGCAAGAGTACTCACACACATAGCAAAGCATAGGGGATATAAATCTAATAGAAAAGTAGATGAACAAGGCGACAGTGAAGGCAAAAAAGTACTCAGTGCCATAGAATACAATAAGACACTTTTAACAAAATATGAAACCATAGGTCAAGCTATTTATGAAACACATAAAGACAGAAACATATTTAGAAACAAAAAGGAAGATTATTCACATAGTGTCTCAAGAGAGATGCTTTTGGATGAGATAACAACAATATTCAAAAAACAGCAACACTTTAACAATCATTTGGCTACAGATGAACTAAAAGACAAATATATAGAGATAGCATTTTTTCAACGTGATTTTGCATCTGTTGATGGCATGGTAGGCAAATGTACACTCGAACAAGATAAATTAAGGGCTGCTAGAAGAACCTATAGTGCAGAAGAGTTTATGACACTTACAAAACTCATTAATACCAAAATTGTCATGGAAGATGGTAAAGAGAGGGGGTTAACACAAGAAGAGCTAGAAAAACTTATATCACTTTGCAAGCAGAGTGAAAATCCTACCTATATTAAAATGAAAAAGGCTATCAAGATAGAACCTACTTCCCAATTTAAAAATGTAGAAGATTACGAGACAGATAAAGAGTACAAGAAAAGTCTTACAAAAATCACAACATTTAAGAGTAGCTTTCAAGGGTACCATAGCTTAAGGCATGTTATCACAAAAGCACTTTCCAAAACACATTGGCATAATATATCACAAGATACTAGATTACTTGATGATATAGGTACAATTTTTTCTATCCACAAGAGTGATGAAAAAATTAAAAATGCTTTAAATGGGCTAGCATTTACGATGCTCAATGAAGATGAGACACAGACTGTTAAAGAGGCACTTATTTCATCCATCAGTTTTAGAGGATTTATTCATTTAAGTCTAGAGGCTTTAGAGAAACTTCTTCCTTACCTAAGGGAAGGTAAATGTTATGATGAAGCTATGGATTTAGCAGGGTACAAAAAAAAGTCTGGTACGCAACAGAAATTCTTACGAGCACTAACCAAAGAAGAACAAAGCGAACTTACCAGTCCCATAGTCAGACGTGCCATCACTCAAACACGAAAAGTGGTTAATGCACTCATCCGAGAGTATGGACAGTTTGATGCTATACATATAGCACTTACAAGTGAAATCAAAAAAAGTTACAAAAACAGAAAAAGGCTAGAAGATTCTCAGAGAAAAAAGCAAGCACTTGAAAAAAAAGCAATAAAAAGTTTTATGGGATATGTTGGAAGAGAGCCAAAAGAGAATGAACTGCTCAAATTTATGCTTTGGGAAGAGCAAGATGGTTACTGTGCCTACAGTGGTTTTATGGGGGAAAAAGCTTATATACAACCTAAAAAACTCATAACAGATGCCAAATATACTAAAATAAGCCATATACTTCCCTATAGTAGAAGTTTTGATGATAGCCCAAACAATAAAGTACTCTGTCTTGCCAAAGAGAGCCAAGAGAAGAAAAATATGACCCCTTTTGAATATTTTAATACTATAGACAGAGACTGGAGTAGCTATGAAACATACATAAAAGCAATGAAAGGTATACATAGGGTCAAAAAAAGTAAGTTACTTAAAAAGAATTTTAATCAAAACGTAGAAGAAGAGTTTCAAAAACAAAATGTATATGATACAACATTTACAGCACACTATATTAAAAACTTTATAGAAGAAAACCTTGAACTTACAGGTAATACAAAAGAAAAGGTTAGTGCAATCAACAATACATTAATTAAGACGCTCAGATATGGATGGGGAGTGGATGCCAGGGGAGAAGATACATATTTGCATTATGCAATTAATGCTATCATCGCTGCTTTTGCTACACAAAATGAAGTACAAAAACTCTCTATACAATCAGCCAAAATAGAGGAATTTGGGCAAAATAAAGAAAAATCACAATATTTTAAGTTTACACCTCCTGTAGAGAACTTTGAAAAAAAAGTACAAAAGTGTATAGATGAGATATTTGTCTCTCATATGCCTAGACGAAAAGTAACAGGTGCAGCACACGAGGAGACAATCTATAGCCCTATTACCTTTGTAGCCAATCGAAAAAAAGAGAACCCATCTATCTTGCCACACAGTACAAGAAAAAGGGCTGTAGTGCTAAATATGGGTAAAAAGTTAGCCAAGCATAGCTCTATGCCTAGGATAGATATATTTCAACATAAAGATAGTAAAAAATACTATGTTGTGCCCCTGTATGTCTCTGATTTTGTAAAGAAAGCATTGCCAAATAAAGCCATCGTGCAAGGTAAAAACAAAAATGGTTCTCCCAAAGAGTGGTTGGAGATGGATGAAAATTATGAATTTAAATTTTCACTCTTTAAGGGTGAACTAGTAGAGGTTCAGACCAAAAAAACCAAAACAAAAAAAGCTAAAAATATTGTAGGATATTTTGTTTTTGCACATAGTGCAACAGGTGCAATCATTCTTAGAAGTCATGACAATTCTGAAAAAGACGGCTTCAAGAGAAGTGCTTCAGGTAGTTGCGAAATGAGTTTGGGTATTCAAAATGTTGAGTATGTAAAAAAATATCAAGTTGATGCCTTAGGCAACAGACATGAAGTCAAACAAGAGCCAAGAATGGCAATGGTAACAGCAAAAAGAAAAGAACACATTAAAGCAAAAGCCAATGTTGCTATTGGGTTTTAA
- the recR gene encoding recombination mediator RecR — protein MKKYRIEAFENLVEAFYALPSVGKKSAQRLAYHAVMENCFAALKLAHALEDATNSIQKCSKCHNMSEDELCSICSDPYRDTSKLCIVQSAKDILTIEENCQFDGIYYVVSEVKDLDESHLFYAVEGVDEIIFAFPPSIATDTMILYIEDKLLGLDIQFSKIAQGVPTGVELENIDMMSLTRALEARVKI, from the coding sequence ATGAAAAAGTATAGAATAGAAGCATTTGAAAACCTTGTTGAAGCATTTTATGCTCTACCGTCTGTAGGAAAAAAAAGTGCACAGAGACTTGCCTATCATGCGGTTATGGAGAATTGTTTTGCCGCACTTAAGCTTGCCCATGCACTTGAAGATGCAACTAACAGCATACAAAAGTGTAGTAAGTGCCACAATATGAGTGAGGATGAACTTTGTAGTATCTGTTCCGACCCATACCGTGATACCAGTAAACTCTGTATTGTTCAAAGCGCTAAAGACATTTTGACCATTGAGGAGAATTGCCAATTTGATGGGATTTACTATGTGGTATCCGAAGTGAAAGATCTTGATGAAAGCCATCTTTTTTATGCAGTTGAGGGGGTTGATGAAATTATCTTTGCGTTCCCCCCGAGTATTGCAACTGATACAATGATACTCTATATTGAAGATAAGCTTTTAGGGCTTGATATTCAGTTTTCTAAAATTGCACAAGGGGTACCAACAGGAGTAGAATTGGAAAATATTGATATGATGTCACTTACCCGTGCCTTAGAGGCACGGGTAAAGATATAG
- the rpsO gene encoding 30S ribosomal protein S15, which yields MALDQAKKAEIIAKYARDKNDTGSTEVQVALLTERIKYLTEHLKINKKDHSSRLGLLKLVGQRRRLMRYLKKVNLERWHTIKDALGIRN from the coding sequence ATGGCTTTGGATCAGGCGAAAAAAGCAGAAATTATTGCTAAATATGCAAGAGATAAAAATGATACAGGTTCAACAGAGGTACAAGTTGCACTCCTTACAGAGAGAATAAAATACCTGACTGAACACCTTAAAATTAATAAGAAAGATCACTCTTCAAGACTTGGACTTCTTAAGCTTGTCGGTCAGAGAAGAAGACTTATGAGATATCTTAAGAAAGTTAATCTTGAGAGATGGCATACTATTAAAGATGCACTTGGCATTAGAAATTAA
- a CDS encoding CoA-binding protein → MCSHQFECFSYCCHRRYTYKLLFWGQQGISQHTAAKRAKNKGMKVVQNLCAMIECHHM, encoded by the coding sequence ATGTGCTCTCATCAGTTCGAGTGCTTCTCTTACTGTTGCCATAGGCGATACACGTATAAGCTTCTCTTCTGGGGTCAGCAAGGGATTAGTCAACATACTGCTGCAAAAAGAGCAAAAAATAAAGGAATGAAAGTGGTACAAAACCTTTGCGCCATGATTGAATGTCACCATATGTGA
- a CDS encoding DHHA1 domain-containing protein, protein MIQYVYHLSHIDLDGYGCQYLTTKCFKNIECYNANYGPEVIARLEEIMKKIEQDIFIHGNEAEYLILITDLNLTTKESNWIEKETMRIGAKLQLLDHHASGANAAERFAWYTLDTTCCATLITYNWLQKYYSFDLKNTYATIVKAINAIDIWKSKDTLFEYGKVMLGMISGAREVNRILFSNEDRTFKLYMIDEAKKRIEMHEAAIQLDDDLHQIKKSFFKQSTDNTKDNLVAYYITNLLTQNKQRLSIYYGNYKGILGYNVGNTSIIGNTFLVNNPDYDFYMDINFRGNFSLRSNDKLDVSQMASKIGNGGGHPNASGGKIEGYKDSFVYSDVRKFVQEYINEKCG, encoded by the coding sequence ATGATTCAATATGTTTACCATCTCTCTCATATCGACCTTGATGGTTACGGCTGTCAGTATCTAACCACCAAATGCTTTAAAAATATTGAGTGCTACAATGCCAACTATGGTCCAGAGGTTATCGCTCGCCTTGAGGAGATAATGAAGAAAATTGAACAAGATATCTTCATCCATGGCAACGAAGCTGAATATCTTATCCTTATTACTGACCTCAACCTTACCACCAAAGAGAGTAACTGGATTGAAAAAGAAACTATGCGTATTGGTGCAAAATTGCAACTACTCGATCACCATGCTAGTGGAGCTAATGCGGCAGAACGTTTCGCATGGTACACGCTTGATACCACCTGCTGTGCCACGCTTATCACTTACAACTGGCTACAAAAATATTATAGCTTTGATTTAAAAAATACATATGCAACCATCGTCAAAGCTATCAATGCTATTGATATCTGGAAGAGTAAAGATACACTCTTTGAGTATGGAAAAGTAATGCTTGGCATGATCTCTGGTGCACGCGAGGTCAACCGTATCCTCTTTTCCAATGAAGACAGAACTTTCAAACTCTACATGATCGATGAAGCAAAAAAACGTATTGAGATGCATGAAGCTGCTATTCAACTTGATGATGATCTCCATCAAATCAAGAAAAGCTTCTTTAAACAATCAACTGACAATACCAAAGATAATCTTGTTGCCTACTATATTACTAATCTGCTTACCCAGAATAAGCAACGCCTAAGTATCTACTATGGTAATTACAAGGGAATCCTTGGCTATAATGTTGGCAATACCTCTATTATTGGCAATACCTTCTTAGTCAATAACCCTGATTATGATTTTTATATGGATATCAACTTCCGAGGCAACTTCTCTCTGCGAAGCAATGATAAACTTGACGTCTCCCAAATGGCATCCAAGATAGGTAATGGTGGCGGTCATCCTAATGCAAGTGGTGGAAAAATAGAAGGATATAAAGATTCATTTGTTTATAGTGATGTGCGAAAGTTTGTACAAGAATATATAAATGAGAAGTGCGGATAG
- a CDS encoding Dabb family protein, with amino-acid sequence MLIHIVMFKFKEENKQPNLIRAKQMMENLMGEVPTLRSIDIGLNFSKEERAMDMSIITAFESKEGLEAYALHPEHLKVIEFIKQVVEYSKVVDYEREW; translated from the coding sequence ATGCTAATACACATCGTAATGTTTAAGTTTAAAGAGGAGAATAAGCAGCCTAACCTTATTCGTGCAAAGCAGATGATGGAAAACTTGATGGGAGAGGTACCAACATTACGGAGTATAGATATTGGTCTTAATTTTTCCAAGGAGGAGCGTGCTATGGATATGAGTATCATTACAGCTTTTGAAAGTAAGGAGGGGCTAGAAGCATATGCCCTACATCCAGAGCATCTGAAAGTGATTGAGTTTATCAAACAGGTAGTTGAGTACTCTAAAGTGGTTGACTATGAGCGAGAGTGGTAG